The genomic region TCGTAATATAGATTTCCGTCGGGAATATAGGAAAGCACATCGGCGATGTATTGCTGGTTGTTATCCTTCAAAAAGTAGTAATTGGTAAATAAATAAGGTTGGGTATGGAGGTAAAATTGACCGTCCCCGTGCTTTAAGCGGATAAAATTTATCTTTTTTTCTTCAAATTTTTGAAAGCCTAAAACCGTGGTGGAAGTATCTGGTAATTTTTTAAAGTAAATATTGGAGGCTCCTTTATCGGCTTTAATGGTGTCGTTTCTAAATTTTTGGTTGGCGAGTGAAAATAAGGCATCCCCTTTAAGGTCATATCGGTTTTGGGTTTCAAATGCGAGAGTATCTTTTAATAGCTGCGGAAATTCTTCCGAAGCAATAAAAACGAAATTTCCCTGCGCTACATATTCCAAAAGGTAGTTAACAGTAACTGCATCCAAATCGGGATACGGATCGACAACAAGGATGCTTCCCGAATGGGTGTAGGTAGAATCCAACCAATTGTAGTTTTGATCTAAAAACTCGTAAAGGGTAGATTTAATATCGATCACCGAATCGTTGGGAAACAAATTGGCCAGTTCGTACCGAAGAATTTTCAAACCGTAAGGCTTGGCGTGTGTTTCATTGAAAGAAGGAGACCAGTCTATAGGGCGGGGGCGGGAAACCTCAAAAACAACCGCGCCTACAAATAGCAAAACAAGCACTGTGATGTATATTTTAAGTG from Galbibacter sp. BG1 harbors:
- a CDS encoding DUF4350 domain-containing protein, with protein sequence MSKTLKIYITVLVLLFVGAVVFEVSRPRPIDWSPSFNETHAKPYGLKILRYELANLFPNDSVIDIKSTLYEFLDQNYNWLDSTYTHSGSILVVDPYPDLDAVTVNYLLEYVAQGNFVFIASEEFPQLLKDTLAFETQNRYDLKGDALFSLANQKFRNDTIKADKGASNIYFKKLPDTSTTVLGFQKFEEKKINFIRLKHGDGQFYLHTQPYLFTNYYFLKDNNQQYIADVLSYIPDGNLYYDAAVKYGTANINSPLRYIFTQPALQWAWLLALFFIVTFILFNAKRRQRVMRIINPLQNTTVQFTKTVANLYFETKDHANIIDKKITYFLEKVRRDYYLDTQNLNEKFINQLALKSGNELEQTKKLIDFIIFLRSKTAFSEQDLIDLNKRIEKFYQKK